Sequence from the Ictalurus furcatus strain D&B chromosome 29, Billie_1.0, whole genome shotgun sequence genome:
ctcagtgtgctgaACTGAACCTCCGTGTTTTTACgcactgctttttatttatttatttatttatttagctcgAAATCGTGACTCGGGCTCGTTATTGTATACACTTGTCTCCATGAGGCGCACGTGCATGACTCTGTGCTAATAATTTGTGAATTAATTACACAGCAAGCATTATAATCACGCGTATAAGCGTGAGGTTTGAGTGTAACTGAAATCTGGGGATGAAATTAATAGactaaaaaatattataatataaaaatatttttaaaaatgcatcgcTCTGAAAACACGGCGTGTAACAAGACAGGACGGACAAATTCTTCACAAATTCTTCCCAAATTCTTCCCAAATGACAGGTTCAAAGTTTTagtaataaaaaggaataacacactaACTAAGTAATCATTCGAATCATTAGGTTAAAcataagaaatatatatatatatatataggatatgCGCGTGCGTCTTGGACATGTTACAGCCCCAAGACCAAatcaaaagaataataataataaaaaaaagattgtgcAGATCTTTAAAACCGACATTTATTAAATGATTGAATATGAATTAGCCATAGaacgaacattttattatttttaatgaagtgTATAGATTAATTGATGCACTCGCAGACGCGttcaaaagaaagaaggaaagaagagacACATTTGCGGATTTTGAAACACTGAATATTGTTTAATGCAATAATTCCGCCGGCTCATACTTGTTCTTCCAAGATGATCTGAGGTCGTAGAAGATTTAAACTAAAAAATGTTTGTGCGTTTCGCTCTGGGGCTAAAGTTTCAGACACAAAAACtccaaaaattaaaataaataaataaagtttcagaAAGTTGTGCACCTTCGGAACAGAGGGTTTATAGGAGTATATACGGgttgtgctggaaaataatccaacaaTCAGACTAATGGGATTTTCTGCTTTTAGTCTACTCCACtgctgcctttctctctctctcgctctctctctctctctctctctccttcccatCGCAGGAGATAggttatccaaagcgcttttattcttttaaaaatcttttatttcttcttttttttaacaccatCCCCCACTTTAATGGTTCGTAGACAGAaactgtgtgattttttttaaaaaaaaacacacaaaacacaccgaGCTCAGTGTTTGGGAGATTAAAACAGCAGCAGACGATCTGAAACGCGCTTTGGAAAGGGCGCGCGGTGCGGCGAGCACAATAAACCCCCGTTGTTTAACCCCGGTGTGAAAATATGgctggagaaaaacaaacagccgATTGTTGTATGAAATGTATTCAAGTATAAAATAATGCCCTTTGTCGGACACGAACTTGGGCAACatggggacaaaaaaaaaaaaaagtccttttgTGCGCTTTTGCGCGTTGTAGCCAAAGACCCCCTTCTGGACgcgactgttgtttttttctttctctcttcttttttttctttctaatgaCATTTACCGGATCAAAACATGGTGTTAATTCGATCAGAAAGCTTCACCCTTGGCAAACAATGCCCGAATGAGTCCTTCCCAAGTTGGTTAAGTTGAGCGAAATTAGGGCAAATGAATAGGGGCGCGCAGGTGATGGAGGATCAGGGGGCCAGCTGCGTTCCgtcattcttcttctttctcgctctcttctttttattaaactttagaCCCAGTGCAACCATTCACTCCGCTCAATAGACATTTTCTTATAGGATAATAGGATACAAATTGAGCCGTCCAGAGGTGGTGGGTAGGGGGAAAAACCCATCATCACCATTGCTGTGGCGCAGGGCgcgcaaaaaaagaaagaaaaaaaaaaaggcggcgTGCCCGGAGTGTGTGcctgcatatatgtgtgtgtgtgtgtgtgtgtctggaggcTATGCCAGGCCCAAGAGGTCCCCCGCATACACCTGCCGAGGCTTGGGAGTGTAAAACACACGCTTTGCGTGAAAGATCTCCGTGTCACCGAGTCGTGTGAACACAgcggagggaggaggaggaggacacaGAGACACTCGGGCTCCGCAAAAAAAGCGTCTACTGTCCAACACGGCGGAACAGCCTATTATAGGCTTTGCTTAATTACTTCAATGACAGCAGacaggctttaaaaaaaaaaaaaaaaaaaacaatccgcGTAAACTGCGCCAAAATAGGCTTGCGTCCCTAAACGCGCGCGTGCGTCCAGAGAAGCAGcgatatatttataaatattaagaaaataaaaaaagttagaCAGGGTACTAGCTACAAGTGTCCAACCCACAGCGTGTTCATGTTCCCGTCACTGTGCGTGTTTGTAAACAGTTTAAAGTTATATTCGGAAAGCAAAGCGCTCCTGAAATCCTACAAACGCACTGCAACGGTGCACGAGCACACGGGGAAAAATGAGTACTAAACTTTCTTAGTCGCCGGGTTACAGGTCTGTTTTGTGTCTCATGTGCACAGGGTACACTCGAGGCTTGAGTGAACAAAAGTTatagtttagtaccctttttatCTGAGTGTGTGcattctatatatatagatatatagatagatagatagacagggtACCTTTATACTATCAATAAAGGCACAAGAATTATGCACCGTAAACCACTTTTAAACGTACACTATAGATCACATTAGCACCTCGTCCCTGATGacgatgaggaggatgatgatgatgaggatgatgatgaggatgatgaggatgaggaggatgatgatgaggatgatgaggaggaggatgataaGGAGAAGGATGATGAGAATGAGGattgaggatgaggaggatgatgatgatgatgatgaggatgatgaggaggaggagaatgaggatgaggaggatgataaggatgatgatgaggaggaggatgatgagaatgaggatgaggaggaggatgatgaggaggaggaggaggatgaggaggaggaagatgaggaggaggatgaagatgagaatgaggatgaggaggatgatgatgaggaggatgataaggatgatgatgatgatgaggaggaggatgaagatgagaatgaggatgaggaggatgatgatgataatgatgaggatgacgatgatgaggatgaggaggttgatgatgatgatgagaatgaggattgaggatgaggaggatgatgaggaggaggaggaggaggaggaggaggaggaggatgagaatgaggatgatgatgatgaggaggaggaggaggaggaggagaatgaggatgaggaggatgatgatgatgatgaggatgaggatgacgatgatgaggatgaggaggaggatgatgatgatgagaatgaggatgaggaggatgaggatgatgatgatgatgaggaggaggaggaggaggaggatgagaatgaggatgaggaggatgatgatgaggatgaggatgacgatgatgaggatgaggaggatgatgatgatgaggaggaggaggaggaggatgagaatgaggatgaggaggttgatgatgaggatgaggatgacgatgatgaggatgaggaggaggaggatgatgatgagaatgaggatgaggaggatgatgatgatgatgaggatgacgatgatgaggatgaggaggttgatgatgatgaggaggaggaggatgatgatgagaatgaggatgaggaggatgatgaggaggaggaggaggaggaggaggaggatgagaatgaggatgaggaggttgatgatgatgaggaggaggaggaggatgatgagaatgaggatgaggaggatgatgatgaggaggaggaggaggaggaggatgagaatgaggatgaggaggttgatgatgaggatgaggaggttgatgatgatgaggatgaggaggttgatgatgatgaggatgatggtaCCACTAAACGTGCATGTTTTGTATCTTTAGTagctatgtatatatatatctgtaaacCTACCTTAGGACATAATTTTGTCATTAAGGGCTACTAATGCACCttttaagctttattttttagttaattaaatttttggttttaaattaaaGGTACACCACATGCATCCACCAGACGTTTCATTCATGGTACCACACTATGGTTCCGAGAGTGTGCATTGCATTAGATCTTAGCTCAGTGTCTGAATGATGATTAGGGTGCCGTTTTGGACACGATGGCACCAAAAAGCGCGCTCCGATTGAAACATGCGCCAACTAAGTGCTCACGTGCTCACGCACGAGGCAACGCTCTTACTAAAAACGTAGTCTGGCATGTAGGGCACGAGCCCACACCTATAAAGCCCGACTGGAAGGCAACCAGAAAGCGGGTTTCAGTCGCGCGCGCACTGACTGCGGTCTGCTCTCCGCGCGCTCGTCCCTTCAGATCCCTTCATCACGTGTGCATGAGACGGCCACGTGGATTAACAAAACAGCACTTGCCCCCCTTTCCTCAAGCTCTCGAGCCCACGGTTTCAGGTTTTCCCCCCtccttcactttctctttcaATTTAACTGATCCTATAAGCGAGcacattaaccaaaaaaaaaaaaaaaacccagagctTTCTCGCCTTTAATCCCTGAGGAATCATTTGGGAGGCCATGCATGCGCACAATCCGCTTTATAAAGAGACCGgactccagacacacacacacacacacacacacacccacccgcacacacacctcagtcTCAATCTCACTCTCTGACACAGGAACCTACAGTACTGTGCACAGCAACTTTCCTGGATCTCTGGCAACAATtgctttttatttgcatttccaagGAAATGATGGCTTCAAAGATGAAGGACCGGAAGGTAAGAGACCCTCCAAAATGCGCGCGCACGGCATGCGAACTCGAGTTGATCCTTTTGCGCacgttttatttaaaacaaacaaacaaacaaacaaacaaatcaaactaaCCAAACAAGTAgctttgttattttgttggaTATCACATCACTACTAAGCTAATGAGGGTTCTTATTGGGGTTCTCTCAAAGCCATTCATGTTCCAAGAACAAGGGTTCTGTCAGAGAGACAGTccaaacaacaactaaaaagGGAACCTTTTAGTcccaggaaccttttttttttttttttttagaaagatcAGAGTTATTAGAAACTGCGTCAAAAGGGTCGCGTCACAAACCGCGCGCATGCATCCGACCCAGCGCGTGCATGGAGCTGAAAATAGTGTACTGTAGTTTGCTATTTTATTCAAAAGCATCGCGACTGTATTGACTCGACACTTTTCACGATGCGTTTGAAAATgcgcaattttttaaattattattattattattattattattattatttaaaaaaggaaaccaTCGCGTGAACATAAAGACCAAACGCACGCGCAATTCGGCGCCTGTTGCTCGGTATCCTGCTCGTGCAATCAATAAATAGcctataatttaaatatattaattcgTGAACTTTAAATCAGGAATGGGAACATGTTAACCAAGCTGAATGACTAAATCTCGGAGATTAAAAATCTCTTCTCATCaataattttgttgttgttgttgttgagaaaATCTGTGAATGCCGTCAATAACGACTAGACAGTATGGACAAATTAATGCTAATGTTACATATTAGTTTAAAAGTAGCTTGTTAGGCCTGTATGTTGAGTGTGAAATGGCTGTAGGAAAGTTCTATAAATCAGTCGGCACATTTAGACCAATTTATAGatagaatatttaatattattacgAGAGAGACAAATCGTCAGCTTGGTGTTTTGAGAAATTTCACTTTTAGATATTTAGTTCAATCACACagcaacacaaaacacattaaggGTTCTGCTATATGTGACAGTGGCACTTTAACACtcgaaatgttttaaatgacgAGTCATGTTATTAGTCTACTGTTATTCATTTAAGAGTTGCTTTTGGGAAGCATGCTTCAATACGTGGAGTGATTTTAGAAGAAAAATATTAAGCGCTCAGTGATATTAACGAGCTACATCACATCATTTAAGGGTCATTTGTAATGCGAGAACTCAAAAAATGATGCAAAGCTCTTCATTAATGGCTTAATAAACATTCCACCGCTGAATAATTTGCCGTTTTGGTCGTACGTCAGAGCGATCGACCGACGCGATCCAGCGACGCGACACGTACCTGTTTGTTACTGCGGCTTTTCTATagctaaaaatacatttgaaaaaagaCGACGGATCAAGCTACGTGAGTTTGCAGTATTTTTCACTACGTTAACCGTTTTCCCGCAGAGAACTCCAGTCTCACACAAGGTGAtcgagaagaggaggagagaccGCATCAACCGCTGTCTGAATGAGCTCGGCAAAACCGTCCCCATGGCCCTGGCCAAACAGGTACCACACGATCACTGCACATTACTGGGAGAAAAAGTTCTgggagacaaacaaacaaacaaacaaacaaacaaacaacacctATGCTGCGTTTAGTTTGtgtaactgttttatttttaatccatccatcctccttGAAGTATAGTAAAGGATTACAATTAAAGCATGAACATATGCTGGAAGTATTAAACTAACCAGTGCTAAATTTATGGAATGGATTCAAGTTAAAGTTCTCGAAATGTGTAATATATCGGTGATGTGCGTCAAAGTTAATCTAACATTTATAGAGtccgtgtttttatttatacaccaaaCGTCGAGATTTTTGCTTGCACGTGTCTTATCTTATCTCCTCTTCTCTTACAGAATTGTGGGAAGCTGGAGAAGGCAGAAATATTAGAGATGACCGTACAGTACCTGCGCGCTTTACATTCAGCCGACTTTCCCCGCGGGAGAGAAAAAGGTACGTCGCCGGACAAGTCCTCGTGCTCTCCGTCTCGCGTCTGTACTTCATCCAGGACAACCGAACATCGGCTATTTAATACGGTTTTAAAAGTTTTGGCTTGattcattgattgattgattcaaATGAATCGACGCAACAATCACGAATCAATCATTATCGGAAAagatgtgtgtaaaaaaaataacgtTCAGACGTACgtgtaaataatttaacagGCTGGCAAGGCGATTTATACTTTTAAAATCGTTCTTCGTCACTCGCAAACTACAAATAAAGGTTCGttaatggttctttacagcaccgtAGGTTCAGCAAAGgaccttcttcttgtcaagaaccattttttcaTCGTATAGGGTTCTTGAGTCGAGCTCTATGGTACGTTGGAGATTCAAGAAGATGtttattattcatcattatAGGTTCTTGAGCAGTGTACTGGTTCTTCAAGGTGGCCTACCATCCTTTAACTAATTAGGGTTAAAATGAACCCTACTGtataaggttctttgtgggactggaaaatgTTCTCCTagcatcactcttaagaacctcactttgtttgttttttttagagagaaCTTATTACAACATGGTAcgttgtggcactgctgtgaagaaccatttgtgggttctttaaagcaccagtaaatagatggctctctaaagaacttgagagtaaaCGGTTCTTTGTGCAgcttaaaagggttctcctatggcTTCAGGCTGAAAAAAAGAGATCTTTTTGGTTCTAAccggaacctttatttttaagagtgtaggcCTGGATTCTGAGTTAGTAGATATCGATTCTAAATTGGATTGAAATGTATAATCTTAAAATCGGAGGTTTAAACCTCTAGTCACTTTGGCCATCATTTTTAAAGTACAATGAAGTAAACAGAATTTAAAggtttttcgttttgttttgttttgtttaaaaaaaaaaaaacggttagGAATTGTGTTTGTAAACAGATTTATATTAGACAATGAAATCATATTGAATGGAAGatacttttctattttttttttttgcctcaggACAATACAAACATTGTTCTTACAGCCATGCAACTCAGGGTTTCTCAACTGTTTTCTTAACAGTTCTATCTTCCAAAAGGGGTTCGACTTGGAACGCTTTCTAAAAGAGAAACCCCGTGTTGTTGGCTTGTAGAACTTTTAAATGTTCTCCCAGAGCAACAAGCGATCAATTCAGTTTGTCGTAATTGTTCCCGCAGGAGAGCTCCTGAGCGAGTTCGCCAACTACTTCCATTACGGCTACCACGAGTGCATGAAGAACCTGGTGCACTACCTGACCACGGTGGAGCGCACAGAGACCAAAGACAACAAGTACGCACGCATCCTGGCCTTCCTGCAGTCCAAGGTGGTCTCAGAGCCCGTGTTCGGCTCACGCTACGAGTCCGCGTTTACCTCGCCCGAGCCTGTAGACTTCCTGTGTCAGCTGCGCTCTCCGCCGGAGTGCCATCAGAACCCGAGCGAACCCGTATTCCAGCAGAGCCACGGCGGGCATTTATCCTGGCACGGCTCGGCGCTCGCCTACCCTCAGCAGCACGGACTGGACCATCACCATTACATGAACTTCatgagccacacacacagcttgcaCACGACGCCACACGTCGCTTTGTAGATTGGATGTTTgttgtatttctgtttaatttatATGTGCACGTTTCAAACGAGAATCTAGATATTCAAATTTACTAAAcatgtttttgtaataaaattttaaaaaaaaaaaaaagatctctgGGAcgaatttgtttatttctaacAAATCGCAGCACGTTGTTGTTTCATTTTGATGCCAATTCGATTTCTGTAACAGATCCTCTGTTGTGTTTTAGCCAATCACATATACTCATGTAAATCGTTCAGCTGAAAGTAGCTCATCGGACCAAAATCGATAGCTATCGGGCGAGAGACATTAGCTCAGAAAGTGGAGCGTTTCTCAGAAGTTCGAAGATCTTTCGTCTTATTTACAGTACCCTCGCTGATATGATGACTGAAAACGTAACGCAAAACGAACAAATAATTTACTCGAGTGAAAGTGCGGAAACTCATCTCAGTAAATCATCCGGTTAAAGGGGAAATACAGCTTCGACTTCTTCACTCAAGAAAGAATAAACTCGTAAATTTACTCTGCGTACAACaccccaaaaaagaaaaagacgcCTCAAATGTTAGTTTCTGTCGGGTGAAAGAGACGGAACATACTAAAACATTCGCTAACGCGAGCTAACAACGACTTTATTCCCAATCTCTCaaatgctagctagcatgaCAATAACTCCTGACCATACGAACTAGCTTAATGATAATAGCTAACTGTGACGatcgataaataaatacaaagtgtaCGTAGCAAAAAAGTGAAAGTTTAATGTGTGGAAAATAgagctttttcttcatttctttttctaaagTTGACAGAGTAAAAGTCAACTTCAAAACCAGACCTATAATTATGCTGTGTtacttcctccctccctccataaACAACGCTAAACTGCCGGCTAGAAGCCTCCCTTTCTTGTTAGCCACATTAGCCTTTAGTCCTCGGGATTCTGCAGATCAGTTTGTTGGTCTAAGACTCATTGATTGACAAGAAGCTTCTTTCCCAGAGCATTCAGCCAAATACAATGTCCTCCCCCCTTCCAAGGACTTGGACTCTTCcacctatatttaaatataatgcaAACAACAAATTGGATCAGTCAATAATGGGTGGGGTTGGGGTTTTATTAAACAAGTTAACCTCATTcctatacacacaaatataattatttGCCCATCCTGTCCCTCATAGATTTGCAAGCCTTGACTCCATTTCGAAGAGCATAATATATTCAATAGAAGCTGTGTAGTGTATTTATATTAACAGCTTTAGAAATCCTTTAAAGAtccatttaaaccaaaaatggaTCCTTCAGCACATTCGGCGTATCCTTTGGATACTATAAATGGaatgttttttcttgtttagaATTggctagtttgtttgtttttttctcacttcCATGAGAATGAAACCCAAACTAGCAGCAGTTCATCTGCCGGTGATGAACAACAAGCTCTGAATAAACACAGCtaggctaaagctagctagcatgttagcTGTCGTGGACCGgaattaaagtgcacctgttcGTGAATGTAAAAAGCCTAAAATGTTTCAAAGACGGACTTCTTGGCTCCCAAAAGAcagaaccgattctgaacagctgaaacgagtcgtcagtaattccagacttacttcctgtatgaaCCTACGTAGGTCGGTAACAGCAACCCCGTCTTTGGTGTTCATTGGCCGCTCTCAAACACTACGGT
This genomic interval carries:
- the helt gene encoding hairy and enhancer of split-related protein helt; amino-acid sequence: MASKMKDRKLREFAVFFTTLTVFPQRTPVSHKVIEKRRRDRINRCLNELGKTVPMALAKQNCGKLEKAEILEMTVQYLRALHSADFPRGREKGELLSEFANYFHYGYHECMKNLVHYLTTVERTETKDNKYARILAFLQSKVVSEPVFGSRYESAFTSPEPVDFLCQLRSPPECHQNPSEPVFQQSHGGHLSWHGSALAYPQQHGLDHHHYMNFMSHTHSLHTTPHVAL